The Peribacillus simplex genome contains a region encoding:
- a CDS encoding S66 family peptidase, whose product MEPSRLKAGDEIRVIAPSRSLAIVKGEQRRLAEERLTELGFKVTYGETVLFHDDFFSNSIEDRIEDLHDAFRDPNVKGIFTAIGGYNANQLLRYIDYDLIKENPKVLMGYSDITAILLAIYNKTGLTTYSGPHFSTFGMKAGLEYTMEYFKKAVIESEGFYLDPSETWSDDSWHLEQDDRTFHPNAGYMGIQEGEAAGTIIGGNLCTLNLLQGTEYMPSLKDSILFIEDDEESHPFSFDRDLQSLLHQPGASGIKGIVIGRFQKDSGMTEYALQEIIATKKELNGIPVIANANFGHVHPFVTVPVGSKAVMKVMNGKAMIQIHP is encoded by the coding sequence ATGGAACCTTCCCGTTTAAAAGCAGGGGATGAAATACGCGTAATCGCTCCTTCAAGAAGCTTGGCGATTGTCAAAGGGGAACAACGCAGATTGGCAGAAGAAAGATTGACTGAGCTTGGTTTTAAAGTGACATATGGTGAAACGGTTTTGTTCCATGATGACTTTTTCTCGAATTCGATCGAAGACCGGATCGAGGATTTGCATGATGCGTTCAGGGATCCGAATGTTAAGGGGATTTTTACAGCCATCGGGGGATATAACGCTAACCAATTGTTAAGGTATATCGACTATGATTTGATTAAGGAAAATCCAAAAGTGTTGATGGGGTATAGTGATATAACCGCAATTTTATTGGCCATATATAATAAAACAGGCTTAACTACATATTCAGGTCCTCATTTCTCGACGTTCGGGATGAAGGCTGGTCTGGAATATACGATGGAATATTTTAAAAAGGCTGTAATTGAAAGTGAAGGCTTTTATCTTGATCCAAGTGAAACGTGGAGTGATGATTCTTGGCATTTAGAACAGGATGACCGCACTTTCCACCCGAATGCTGGATACATGGGCATTCAGGAAGGTGAAGCTGCTGGGACAATCATTGGGGGAAATCTTTGTACACTCAATCTATTACAAGGTACAGAGTACATGCCATCTTTAAAGGACAGTATCCTTTTCATAGAAGATGACGAAGAAAGCCACCCATTCAGTTTTGACCGGGATTTACAATCCTTGCTCCATCAGCCAGGTGCAAGTGGGATTAAAGGAATCGTCATCGGCCGTTTCCAAAAGGATTCAGGAATGACTGAATATGCTTTGCAGGAAATCATCGCCACCAAAAAGGAGTTAAATGGCATACCCGTGATCGCTAATGCCAACTTTGGTCATGTTCATCCATTTGTAACGGTGCCGGTTGGTTCAAAAGCAGTAATGAAGGTAATGAACGGAAAAGCGATGATCCAGATCCATCCATGA
- the tatC gene encoding twin-arginine translocase subunit TatC, whose amino-acid sequence MEDKELNIIDHLDELRKRLIITAVAFLIFFIASFIYVEEIYNWFVKDLDFDLMVLGPSDIIWIYFMLSGVVAIAATIPVIALQIWLFVKPALMPNEVRATLAYIPALFLLFIGGLAFGYFVIFPTILQFLIELGDGMFITSFTADKYFSFVFNMTIPFAVLFELPVVTMFLTSLGIINPYVLQKLRKYAYFVLVVIAISITPPDFMSDFMVMVPLLLLYEISISLSKVVYKRRVKRESLREDTYEEGL is encoded by the coding sequence TTGGAAGATAAAGAATTAAATATCATCGATCATCTCGATGAATTGAGAAAACGGCTCATCATTACTGCTGTTGCTTTTTTGATCTTTTTTATCGCCAGTTTTATTTATGTTGAGGAGATTTATAATTGGTTCGTGAAAGATCTCGATTTTGACCTGATGGTATTGGGTCCGAGTGATATTATCTGGATTTACTTTATGCTTTCAGGTGTCGTAGCCATTGCGGCAACCATACCGGTAATTGCTCTGCAAATCTGGTTATTCGTCAAACCGGCTTTGATGCCAAATGAAGTAAGGGCGACCCTTGCCTATATTCCGGCACTTTTCCTGCTTTTTATCGGAGGGCTTGCTTTCGGTTACTTTGTCATCTTCCCGACCATTCTTCAATTTTTGATTGAACTGGGCGATGGGATGTTCATAACCAGTTTTACAGCAGATAAGTACTTTTCATTCGTATTTAATATGACGATACCTTTTGCAGTTCTATTCGAGCTTCCTGTCGTAACCATGTTTTTGACTTCCCTTGGCATAATAAATCCTTATGTGCTTCAAAAGTTAAGGAAGTATGCATACTTTGTACTGGTTGTCATAGCGATATCGATTACGCCGCCTGACTTTATGTCAGACTTTATGGTGATGGTTCCATTGCTGTTATTATACGAAATAAGTATTTCGTTATCAAAAGTCGTCTATAAACGAAGGGTGAAACGTGAAAGCTTGCGGGAAGACACCTACGAGGAAGGTTTATAA
- a CDS encoding DUF2535 family protein, giving the protein MRIDILMFKCLEFKDCFGHKVTISEIPVLLPSDPNFFMLTVRLEVFVKKVFANKDHKENYSFKHYLASVLKWPVYNKLFFGSLLNNA; this is encoded by the coding sequence ATGAGGATTGATATTTTGATGTTCAAATGCTTGGAATTCAAAGATTGTTTTGGACATAAGGTCACAATTTCAGAAATACCTGTCTTACTGCCTAGTGATCCGAATTTTTTTATGTTGACCGTGCGTTTGGAAGTGTTTGTTAAGAAGGTTTTTGCCAATAAAGATCATAAAGAAAATTACTCATTTAAGCATTATTTAGCATCCGTACTCAAATGGCCCGTTTATAACAAGCTTTTTTTTGGAAGTTTACTCAATAATGCTTAA
- a CDS encoding YjcZ family sporulation protein, which produces MYGYGGNAAGPGYGYGGGGYGSGGFGGGCCGFGSGFALIVVLFILLIIIGASFCC; this is translated from the coding sequence ATGTACGGATATGGTGGAAATGCTGCAGGACCAGGATACGGTTATGGTGGAGGTGGATACGGCAGCGGTGGATTCGGCGGTGGTTGCTGCGGATTTGGATCAGGCTTCGCATTAATCGTTGTCTTGTTCATTCTATTGATTATCATTGGTGCTTCATTCTGCTGCTAA
- the msrB gene encoding peptide-methionine (R)-S-oxide reductase MsrB encodes MKSKEELKKELTPIQYEVTQNNGTEPAFNNEYWNMKEEGLYVDIVSGNPLFTSKEKFDSGCGWPSFTKPLKEEEVVENLDTSYGMRRIEVRSKTADSHLGHVFNDGPGPSGLRYCINSASLRFIPLQDLEKEGYGEYKKLFD; translated from the coding sequence ATGAAAAGTAAAGAAGAATTAAAAAAGGAACTCACTCCGATTCAATATGAGGTCACACAAAATAATGGAACGGAACCAGCCTTTAACAATGAATATTGGAACATGAAGGAAGAAGGGTTATATGTGGATATCGTTTCAGGTAATCCTCTTTTCACTTCGAAGGAAAAGTTCGATTCAGGCTGCGGTTGGCCAAGCTTCACTAAACCGCTTAAAGAAGAGGAAGTGGTGGAAAACCTCGATACGAGTTATGGTATGAGAAGGATCGAAGTTCGCTCAAAAACGGCCGATTCCCATCTGGGACATGTTTTCAATGATGGTCCGGGACCGTCGGGATTACGCTATTGCATCAATTCTGCATCATTAAGGTTCATCCCGCTCCAAGATCTTGAAAAAGAAGGATACGGAGAATACAAAAAGCTTTTTGATTGA
- a CDS encoding dihydrofolate reductase: MISLIVAMDQNRVIGKNNELPWHLPADLQYFKKVTMGHPIVMGRKTFDSIGRVLPGRENVIVTRNQDFKAEGCVVLHDIAQIKTFADSRDEEVFVIGGAEIFKEILPVTDRLYITEIHETFEGDTFFPVIDENQWDKVSSNPGSIDEKNRYAHDFIILQKK; the protein is encoded by the coding sequence ATGATATCGTTGATAGTGGCTATGGATCAAAATCGTGTGATAGGAAAAAACAATGAACTGCCATGGCATTTACCGGCAGATTTGCAGTATTTTAAAAAAGTGACGATGGGCCATCCGATCGTCATGGGCCGAAAAACATTTGATTCGATCGGCAGGGTCCTGCCTGGCCGGGAAAATGTCATCGTTACCCGCAATCAGGATTTTAAAGCGGAAGGCTGCGTAGTTTTACATGATATTGCACAAATCAAAACGTTTGCAGATAGCCGTGATGAGGAAGTTTTTGTGATTGGCGGAGCCGAAATCTTCAAGGAAATCCTTCCTGTTACGGATCGCCTGTATATTACGGAAATTCATGAAACCTTTGAAGGTGATACTTTCTTTCCCGTGATTGATGAAAATCAATGGGATAAAGTCTCCTCAAACCCAGGCAGCATCGATGAAAAAAATCGTTATGCACATGATTTTATTATTCTACAAAAAAAATAA
- a CDS encoding SGNH/GDSL hydrolase family protein produces MRYRITCLFICLVWISGCGQSETASNQPSVQQKSIVELSKKETIPASFFPDPVKIVSIGDSLTQGVGDSKDNGGYLPYLQNKLEKEPSITSVEMINHGVRGNRTDQLLKRLDKARIKEDIKQADSIVVTIGGNDIMKVFKQNFSDLELNQFDSAKIGYEKRLRQILDKVRSENDHAQIYLVGVYNPFSKWFADFYELDMIMNDWNESGKEIIEEYDSAYFIDIADIFENSEEDLLYAEDYFHPNDRGYELIATRIYNDMDITTIGKDTLEASAKGDDDQE; encoded by the coding sequence ATGAGGTACAGAATCACCTGTCTTTTCATATGCCTAGTTTGGATCTCAGGCTGCGGCCAAAGTGAAACAGCCTCAAATCAGCCATCTGTTCAGCAGAAAAGCATAGTTGAGCTGAGTAAAAAGGAAACCATTCCTGCCAGCTTTTTTCCGGACCCTGTGAAAATCGTATCGATTGGCGATTCCTTGACTCAAGGTGTTGGTGATAGTAAAGATAATGGCGGGTATCTGCCTTATTTACAAAATAAGCTGGAAAAAGAACCATCGATTACTTCCGTTGAGATGATTAATCATGGCGTACGTGGAAATAGGACCGACCAACTATTGAAAAGACTGGATAAAGCTAGGATTAAAGAAGACATAAAGCAAGCTGATTCAATTGTCGTCACAATCGGTGGAAATGATATCATGAAGGTTTTTAAGCAGAATTTCTCGGACTTGGAACTGAATCAGTTTGATTCGGCAAAAATAGGGTATGAAAAAAGATTAAGGCAGATACTTGATAAGGTTCGTTCCGAAAATGATCATGCGCAAATTTATCTTGTGGGCGTCTATAATCCATTTTCCAAATGGTTCGCAGATTTTTATGAACTTGATATGATCATGAATGATTGGAATGAAAGCGGGAAAGAGATTATCGAAGAATATGATTCAGCCTATTTTATTGATATAGCAGACATTTTCGAGAATTCCGAAGAAGATTTGCTGTATGCCGAGGATTATTTTCACCCAAATGACCGCGGATATGAATTAATCGCGACAAGAATCTATAATGATATGGATATTACCACTATCGGAAAGGACACATTGGAAGCGAGTGCCAAAGGAGATGATGACCAAGAATGA
- a CDS encoding SCO family protein — protein MRKLHLLMAAMGASILLLLTACGSNGVPDAKNWDLEDFNYVDQEGKPFSKSDLKGKVWIADFIFTSCETVCLPMTSNMTKLQQQLKDEGITDVEFVSFSVDPEIDKPDVLKKYGDQFNVDYGNWHFLTGYGQEEIEQFALDNFKTIVKKPEAEDQVIHGTSFFLIDQEGKIIMDYTGLQDIPLDEIIKHIKILQNY, from the coding sequence ATGAGAAAGCTGCATTTGCTTATGGCAGCTATGGGAGCATCAATTTTATTGCTGTTGACAGCATGCGGTTCCAATGGTGTACCTGATGCCAAAAATTGGGATCTCGAAGATTTCAATTACGTTGATCAGGAGGGGAAACCTTTCTCAAAAAGCGATCTTAAAGGAAAGGTTTGGATAGCGGATTTTATATTCACAAGCTGCGAGACGGTATGTCTGCCCATGACTTCGAATATGACGAAGCTGCAGCAGCAATTGAAGGATGAAGGTATTACGGATGTAGAGTTCGTTTCGTTTTCCGTGGATCCGGAAATTGACAAACCTGATGTGTTAAAAAAGTATGGTGACCAATTTAATGTGGATTACGGAAATTGGCACTTTCTGACCGGTTATGGTCAGGAAGAAATCGAGCAATTTGCATTGGATAACTTTAAAACGATCGTCAAAAAACCAGAAGCAGAAGATCAGGTGATTCATGGGACCAGCTTTTTTCTAATTGATCAAGAAGGAAAGATCATCATGGATTATACAGGTCTGCAAGATATTCCCTTGGATGAAATCATTAAGCATATTAAAATTTTACAGAATTATTGA
- the msrA gene encoding peptide-methionine (S)-S-oxide reductase MsrA yields the protein MVKPFDEQPGIESVISGYTGGTTENPTYKEVCSETTGHYEAVQITFDPSVYPYEKIIELFWQQIDPTDAGGQFYDRGSSYQTAIFYHDENQREIAEASKAKLQASGKFSGQIVTPIIPAKTFYPAETYHQHYYKKQPEHYERYSIGSGRKAFIQHHWGEKNEK from the coding sequence ATGGTGAAACCGTTCGATGAACAGCCTGGCATCGAATCCGTTATCTCTGGCTATACAGGCGGGACTACGGAAAATCCCACATACAAAGAAGTTTGTTCTGAAACTACGGGACATTATGAAGCTGTTCAGATCACCTTTGATCCAAGCGTATATCCATATGAGAAAATAATCGAGTTGTTTTGGCAGCAAATTGACCCGACAGATGCCGGCGGGCAATTTTATGACCGGGGAAGTTCCTATCAAACCGCGATTTTTTATCATGACGAAAACCAACGTGAAATTGCAGAAGCATCGAAAGCCAAGCTGCAGGCGAGCGGGAAATTTTCTGGACAGATTGTAACTCCGATAATACCAGCCAAAACGTTTTATCCAGCTGAGACATACCACCAGCATTATTATAAAAAGCAACCTGAGCATTATGAAAGATATTCAATCGGCTCTGGACGCAAAGCATTCATACAACATCACTGGGGGGAAAAAAATGAAAAGTAA
- a CDS encoding DegV family protein — protein MNKVKIVTDSTVDMTPEELEFYDITMVPLSIFIDGETFLDKVEIEQEEFLKRMNQSKELPKSSQPAVGTFVEVYDELGKDGSEIISIHMTGGMSGTVRSAESAANMSEAKVTVLDSKFISKAMSFQVIEAAKMAKEGKSVAEIIERLEHIKKQSSLIIVIETLDNLVKGGRIGKVSAFIGSLLHIKPIALLDDGVLNPVSKARSQSQVVKFIIKKFKEDTQGKKIRGIGFVHANGLEIADKVRQAISDLTGYQDIKIEATTAVVSTHTGEGAMAIMYYWD, from the coding sequence ATGAATAAAGTAAAGATAGTAACAGACTCGACAGTAGATATGACACCAGAAGAACTGGAATTTTATGATATAACAATGGTCCCTTTATCAATTTTTATAGATGGGGAGACTTTTTTGGATAAGGTTGAAATCGAACAAGAAGAATTCCTGAAAAGGATGAACCAGTCAAAAGAACTGCCAAAAAGCTCACAACCAGCCGTAGGTACCTTTGTGGAGGTATATGATGAACTCGGAAAAGACGGTAGCGAGATAATTTCCATACATATGACTGGTGGCATGAGCGGCACAGTTCGCTCAGCGGAAAGCGCAGCTAACATGTCTGAAGCGAAGGTTACCGTTCTTGACTCGAAATTCATTTCAAAAGCGATGTCATTTCAGGTGATCGAGGCAGCGAAGATGGCGAAGGAAGGGAAATCCGTAGCTGAGATAATTGAACGATTGGAACATATTAAAAAGCAGTCAAGTTTAATCATTGTCATAGAAACACTTGATAACCTCGTTAAAGGCGGAAGGATTGGTAAAGTTTCTGCTTTTATCGGTTCATTGCTGCACATAAAGCCGATTGCACTTCTGGATGATGGTGTCCTGAATCCTGTATCCAAAGCCAGGAGCCAGTCACAGGTCGTGAAGTTCATCATCAAGAAATTCAAAGAAGATACACAAGGAAAAAAAATTAGAGGCATTGGTTTTGTACATGCGAATGGTCTTGAAATAGCCGATAAGGTCCGCCAGGCCATTTCAGATTTAACAGGATATCAAGACATAAAGATAGAAGCAACAACGGCCGTTGTCAGTACCCATACAGGTGAAGGAGCCATGGCAATCATGTATTATTGGGATTGA
- the ilvA gene encoding threonine ammonia-lyase IlvA encodes MNQTASKNRGIQLEDILIAYRELKEIVLHTPLQKNQRLSEKYDCNVYLKREDLQHVRSFKLRGAYYKMKSLTEEETKNGVVCASAGNHAQGVAFSCSQLGIHGKIYMPATTPRQKVDQVQLFGRDNVEIILVGDTFDDAFAMAMECCEKEERSFIHPFDDEKVIAGQGTTAVEILNDCEDGIDYVFAAMGGGGLMAGVSSYFKSVSPNTKCIGVEPQGAASMEYSFKEGKVSELENIDTFVDGAAVKCVGQLTYQLCKENLEDIVVVPSGQICTTILDLYNQHAIVAEPAGAISVAALDLYKEQIKGKTVVCMVSGGNNDIGRMQEIKEKSLLYEGLLYYFIVNFPQRAGALREFLDEVLGPNDDISRFEYTKKNNKESGPALVGVELKDKNDYEGLIQRMNKKGFSFVEVNKDSNLFHLLI; translated from the coding sequence ATGAATCAGACTGCATCTAAGAATAGGGGGATTCAATTGGAAGATATTCTAATTGCCTATAGAGAACTGAAAGAAATCGTTTTGCATACTCCTTTACAAAAAAATCAGAGGCTCTCTGAAAAATATGATTGTAATGTTTATTTAAAACGCGAGGACCTACAACACGTACGTTCCTTTAAATTAAGAGGGGCCTACTATAAAATGAAAAGCCTGACCGAGGAAGAGACGAAGAATGGAGTCGTTTGTGCAAGTGCGGGAAACCATGCACAAGGAGTAGCTTTTTCCTGCAGCCAATTAGGCATCCATGGGAAAATTTATATGCCGGCTACAACTCCTAGGCAAAAAGTCGATCAAGTGCAGTTATTCGGAAGGGATAATGTGGAAATCATCCTTGTCGGCGATACTTTCGATGATGCATTTGCCATGGCGATGGAATGCTGTGAAAAAGAAGAGCGTTCCTTTATCCATCCATTTGACGATGAAAAGGTAATCGCCGGGCAGGGTACAACGGCTGTAGAAATCCTGAATGATTGTGAAGATGGAATCGACTATGTATTTGCCGCTATGGGCGGTGGCGGTCTAATGGCCGGAGTATCCAGTTATTTCAAATCGGTTTCCCCAAATACGAAATGCATTGGAGTTGAGCCGCAAGGTGCTGCTTCGATGGAATACTCCTTCAAGGAAGGAAAAGTTTCTGAACTTGAAAACATTGATACATTCGTTGACGGGGCAGCTGTCAAGTGTGTGGGACAGTTGACATATCAGCTTTGTAAGGAAAACCTGGAAGATATCGTTGTCGTACCTTCGGGCCAAATCTGCACGACGATTCTCGATTTATATAATCAGCATGCGATTGTCGCTGAACCGGCAGGGGCCATATCTGTAGCCGCGTTGGATTTATACAAAGAACAAATCAAAGGCAAAACGGTTGTATGCATGGTCAGCGGAGGGAATAACGACATTGGGCGTATGCAGGAAATTAAGGAGAAATCCCTATTATATGAAGGGCTGCTATATTATTTTATCGTGAATTTTCCACAACGTGCTGGAGCTTTAAGGGAATTCCTTGATGAGGTGTTAGGACCGAATGACGATATAAGCCGTTTTGAATATACGAAGAAAAATAATAAAGAAAGCGGTCCGGCCCTGGTTGGTGTAGAACTAAAAGATAAAAATGATTATGAAGGGCTCATTCAGAGGATGAACAAGAAAGGATTCTCTTTCGTAGAGGTCAATAAAGACAGTAATTTATTTCACTTATTGATTTAA
- a CDS encoding DUF4397 domain-containing protein yields the protein MSDKQSFSQKSVTYDLLSANNKNSEPQLHAYYYHKHLKSLEKSTQHLGYEQMDVILPAQIRFLHAAPTAPSFDVYVNEVRILKSFSYKENNDYLPLPPGNYQLDIYRSGQSTFPLLSRQLALESGSSCTIALAPTQANESLKLLTFEDDPFVPQNEAKVRFIQLSHDLLSVDIAVKDGDVVFDQLDFRKASEYLNIHPMMVDFEVRIAGTKEIALSLPNKAFQDNTPSTIYIIGSNRESSSIETLTLSP from the coding sequence ATGAGCGATAAACAATCATTTTCACAAAAATCGGTAACATATGATTTACTATCGGCTAATAATAAAAACAGCGAGCCGCAATTGCATGCTTATTATTACCATAAGCATTTGAAAAGTCTCGAAAAATCAACACAACATTTGGGATATGAACAAATGGATGTCATACTGCCAGCACAAATTCGCTTTTTACATGCTGCCCCGACAGCTCCCTCATTTGATGTTTATGTAAATGAAGTGCGTATTCTCAAAAGTTTCTCATATAAAGAGAACAATGATTATTTACCACTGCCTCCTGGCAATTACCAATTGGATATATACCGCAGCGGGCAAAGCACCTTCCCTCTTTTAAGCCGTCAATTGGCTCTCGAAAGCGGGAGTTCCTGTACTATTGCTCTAGCACCTACCCAGGCTAATGAATCGTTGAAATTGTTAACTTTCGAGGATGATCCATTTGTTCCTCAAAATGAAGCAAAGGTTCGATTCATCCAGCTTTCACATGATTTACTCTCGGTGGATATTGCCGTCAAAGATGGAGATGTCGTTTTTGATCAACTCGATTTCAGGAAAGCAAGCGAATATCTTAATATTCATCCAATGATGGTAGACTTCGAAGTGAGGATAGCTGGAACAAAAGAGATTGCACTCTCTTTGCCAAACAAGGCTTTCCAAGATAATACTCCCTCAACCATTTATATAATTGGATCGAATCGGGAATCATCCTCAATAGAAACCCTAACGCTCTCTCCTTAA
- a CDS encoding YpmS family protein, which produces MTNVKWKTLFISLLALNILVILFVTILVNLPTKDKEMIPKVSHEEDIQFQIHTNREDLTRLINQYLDKEGLTGSIHYEVYLTDEVELYGTMPFFNREVEMKLTFEPIAQKNGDLILKQKSIAVGKMNLPVSYVMNLINERYNMPDWVSISPNDESIYVSLQDMELKSDIRVKAKEFDLENDDISFLLTIPSSLQ; this is translated from the coding sequence ATGACAAATGTCAAATGGAAGACTTTGTTTATTTCCCTATTAGCCCTAAACATCCTGGTCATCCTGTTTGTAACGATTTTAGTTAATCTGCCGACAAAAGATAAAGAGATGATACCCAAGGTAAGCCATGAAGAAGATATCCAATTTCAAATTCACACGAATCGGGAAGATTTGACAAGATTAATCAACCAGTATCTGGATAAAGAGGGATTGACGGGATCCATTCACTATGAAGTTTATTTAACGGATGAAGTCGAGTTATATGGAACGATGCCATTTTTCAACCGTGAAGTGGAAATGAAATTGACTTTTGAACCAATTGCCCAAAAAAATGGGGATTTGATCTTAAAGCAAAAATCAATTGCAGTCGGAAAAATGAACCTTCCTGTTTCATATGTAATGAATTTAATAAATGAGCGTTATAACATGCCGGATTGGGTTAGCATCAGTCCCAATGACGAAAGTATTTATGTGTCATTACAGGATATGGAACTGAAAAGTGATATTAGGGTGAAGGCGAAAGAATTCGACCTTGAAAATGATGACATTTCATTTTTATTGACCATCCCATCATCTTTACAGTGA
- a CDS encoding SGNH/GDSL hydrolase family protein has protein sequence MKTNAKSFIPFAAIATILLISYILQKVPKTYGSDDSINVYQKFQSGQPIQYLVIGDSIGRGSGAENPNLTWFKQLENKMNDANDIPLHGDYVVQSGSTAFEGLFKLSQRREHDRKDLIFFVFGENDRKYMNVDDFTMTYEALMRKAKRLHPNAELFTITESSLKYEEFASAIGLLSKHYGATNVDMRPIFKNSGYTEKQLTRDLIHPNGLGYKLYADAIYERFLDNIKREKAVAGLPSMLHDRSGFELSEIDHYEKMSGFRPRGGYFTSSEKGSVIEYTFKGSMLGVKLLRSPDGGEVNVWIDGNEITTLNTWWPFARERYLFVTNGLRPGSHIVRFEVTGRTKAMELTTIPFVRIASIITD, from the coding sequence TTGAAAACGAACGCAAAATCCTTCATCCCTTTCGCTGCAATTGCCACGATCCTTCTAATCAGCTATATCCTTCAAAAAGTCCCAAAAACATATGGATCAGATGATTCGATAAATGTTTATCAAAAATTCCAATCAGGCCAGCCCATTCAGTATCTCGTCATTGGTGACAGTATCGGAAGAGGTTCCGGAGCTGAAAATCCAAATCTAACATGGTTCAAACAGTTAGAAAATAAAATGAATGATGCCAATGATATTCCTTTACACGGTGACTATGTGGTCCAAAGCGGATCCACTGCTTTTGAAGGCCTATTCAAGCTTTCCCAAAGAAGGGAACATGATCGTAAAGATCTGATTTTCTTCGTTTTTGGTGAAAATGACCGTAAATATATGAATGTCGATGATTTTACCATGACATATGAAGCGTTAATGAGGAAGGCAAAACGTCTCCACCCTAATGCTGAATTATTCACAATAACAGAGAGTTCCTTGAAATATGAGGAATTTGCTTCAGCCATCGGACTTTTATCCAAACATTATGGCGCAACGAATGTAGATATGCGACCAATATTCAAAAATTCAGGATATACGGAAAAACAGCTGACCAGAGATTTGATTCATCCAAATGGACTTGGTTATAAATTATATGCTGATGCAATTTATGAACGGTTCCTGGATAACATCAAGCGGGAAAAGGCTGTAGCAGGCCTTCCATCCATGCTGCATGACCGTTCTGGATTTGAATTATCGGAAATTGACCACTATGAAAAGATGAGCGGTTTCCGTCCAAGGGGCGGCTATTTCACTAGTAGCGAAAAGGGCAGTGTAATTGAATATACCTTCAAAGGAAGTATGCTTGGTGTGAAACTGCTTAGAAGTCCTGATGGCGGGGAAGTGAATGTATGGATTGACGGAAATGAAATCACGACTTTGAATACGTGGTGGCCATTTGCCCGTGAAAGATATTTATTTGTCACGAATGGGCTCCGTCCCGGTTCACATATTGTCCGTTTTGAGGTGACTGGCAGGACTAAAGCAATGGAACTTACCACCATTCCATTTGTCCGGATCGCATCAATCATCACGGATTGA
- the tatA gene encoding twin-arginine translocase TatA/TatE family subunit: MSNIGVPGLILILILALIIFGPKKLPEIGRAFGQTLREFKKSTSDLTKGDYEEDKKLQQKNHE, translated from the coding sequence ATGTCGAACATTGGAGTACCTGGTCTAATTCTCATCTTAATATTGGCTTTAATTATCTTTGGTCCGAAGAAACTTCCAGAAATTGGACGTGCTTTTGGGCAAACGCTTCGTGAGTTTAAAAAGTCCACGAGTGATTTAACAAAAGGTGATTATGAAGAAGATAAGAAGCTACAACAAAAAAATCATGAATGA